In one Pungitius pungitius chromosome 13, fPunPun2.1, whole genome shotgun sequence genomic region, the following are encoded:
- the etaa1b gene encoding uncharacterized protein etaa1b, with translation MSGPGTRLGPAAAAPEFTELWRSFCALTPHNNNNNNNNNNNNNSSTDGTAGEPHVAMRTDLSPKHRGSAGLNYGDSPSDVEPTQDIFWDPVSPVAGLRNNGVVEISELVNRIAPKDAERHRVESPLLQWIGDSAVPCTPDGPKPRVQKRSSRQSSVDDLLKLARQFDQNMQQDQETSAPPGRPAEDPERPPSSDPVEAELNALFDCSTQRISGGLSQSSSASAGRPLGVRSATRGDFDDDWEDDALLLDCFELAVTHDAEQEPEGHETPPLPNPETKPAGSASGCRPPSRSALWELCPTPKTSNRSTFKLEPHPHFRAAGVSGSAEQTASVPIPEAVPADSAWDDGVDDALLCQVCDRVERTSGGPKPDPPPPRAFVRSNSLPGGGGGPGNYRGWDVPLKGADSQSLISRSLPGGRGGLGSFNQCGDSSEAPQAENSKPRPPAFKRNLSDSAATSSKVFVTSQTLSKCTAAEIGRKKQEALARRRLRMQNAP, from the exons ATGTCCGGGCCCGGGACGCGGCTCGGCCCCGCTGCCGCCGCTCCGGAGTTCACCGAGCTGTGGAGGAGCTTCTGCGCCCTCACaccccacaacaacaacaacaacaacaacaacaacaacaacaacaacagcagcactgacGGGACGGCGGGAGAGCCCCACGTGGCCATGCGTACAG ATCTGAGTCCCAAACACCGAGGCTCCGCTGGCCTCAACTACGGCGATTCTCCCAGCGACGTGGAGCCCACGCAAGACATCTTCTGGGACCCCGTGTCCCCCGTTGCAG GGCTCCGGAACAACGGAGTCGTGGAAATATCGGAACTCGTCAACCGCATCGCCCCGAAG GATGCGGAGCGCCATCGGGTCGAgtctcctctgctgcagtggATCGGCGACAGCGCCGTCCCGTGCACGCCGGACGGCCCAAAGCCGAGAGTCCAAAAGAGGTCCTCTCG GCAGAGCAGCGTGGACGACCTCCTCAAACTGGCCCGCCAGTTCGACCAGAACATGCAGCAGGACCAGGAGACCTCGGCGCCGCCGGGCCGCCCTGCGGAGGACCCGGAGCGCCCCCCCTCGTCCGATCCGGTGGAGGCGGAGCTGAACGCTCTGTTTGACTGCTCCACCCAGAGGATCAGCGGGGGGCTCAGCCAGAGCTCCTCGGCCTCCGCCGGCCGGCCGCTGGGGGTCCGCTCAGCGACCCGCGGCGACTTCGACGACGACTGGGAGGACGACGCCCTCCTCCTGGACTGCTTTGAGCTGGCGGTGACCCACGATGCCGAGCAGGAGCCCGAGGGCCACGAAACGCCCCCCCTTCCCAACCCCGAGACCAAGCCCGCAGGGTCGGCCTCCGGCTGCCGGCCCCCGAGCCGCAGTGCACTCTGGGAACTGTGTCCGACGCCGAAGACCTCCAACCGGAGCACTTTCAAACTGGAGCCGCACCCCCACTTCCGGGCGGCGGGGGTTTCCGGGTCCGCCGAGCAGACGGCGTCCGTCCCGATCCCCGAGGCCGTCCCGGCGGACAGCGCGTGGGACGACGGCGTGGACGACGCGCTGCTCTGCCAGGTGTGCGACCGCGTGGAGCGGACCTCCGGGGGCCCAAAGCCAGACCCGCCCCCTCCGCGCGCCTTCGTCCGCTCCAACTCGTtgccggggggcgggggggggcccgggaaCTACCGGGGGTGGGACGTTCCCTTGAAGGGCGCCGACAGCCAGTCGTTGATCTCTCGGAGCCTCCCGGGGGGGCGCGGCGGCCTCGGCTCGTTCAACCAGTGCGGGGACTCCTCTGAAGCCCCCCAGGCTGAGAActccaagccccgccccccggcCTTCAAGAGGAACCTGTCGGACTCAGCAGCCACCAGCAGCAAAG TTTTTGTCACGAGCCAGACGCTGTCAAAGTGCACGGCGGCGGAGATCGGGAGGAAGAAGCAGGAGGCGTTGGCCCGGCGGCGACTCCGCATGCAGAACGCCCCGTAG